The Ictidomys tridecemlineatus isolate mIctTri1 chromosome 6, mIctTri1.hap1, whole genome shotgun sequence genome includes a region encoding these proteins:
- the LOC101977375 gene encoding LOW QUALITY PROTEIN: uncharacterized protein LOC101977375 (The sequence of the model RefSeq protein was modified relative to this genomic sequence to represent the inferred CDS: substituted 1 base at 1 genomic stop codon), translating to MILSLKPSVPPPCPSILLLGTLFTEERERILLEARKNILGPDGRPTQLPNIIEAGFLLNRPNWDPNTFKGREHLSTYHRAFAVGFRAAARQPTNLAKVREIIQGPNESPSMFLERIMEAYRRYTPFDPQAEDQKASVAMAFIGQAALDIKRKLQSLDGLQDMTLRDLVREAEKVYYKRKTEEEREQKEDERSKRQTKALAKVLVTAADRPEVKNQGDRKGYLGPRQRLPLASDQCAYCKEKGHWAKEFPRKKQPRQPAMRTPEDDXESRGSDPLPELRVTFEVEGTPVNFEVDTRAIYSALKTPLGPLSNKRSLVQGANGSRYRAWTTKRNMDQGKGRIHHSFLVIPECPTPLMDRDLLTKLQAKTFNPDGPQMEFLNPSVKTPIVMALTMSIEDEHQLFTPPGTDPTGKLPQKWIKDYPDAWAETAGLGLAIKQPPIVIELKASASPISVEQYPLSKEARDGIRPHIQKYLALGVLSPYQSAWNTPLLPVRKPGTGDYCPIQDLREINNRVQDIHPTVPNPYNLLSTLNPERRWYTVLDLKDAYFCLPLHKDSQLLFAFEWIDPETGTSGQLTWTRLPQGFKNSPTLFDEALHRDLNDFRTAHSEVTLLQYVDDLLLAADNKKNCKSGTQALLSELAQLGYRASAKKAQTCQQEVIFLGYSLRGGK from the coding sequence ATGATCCTATCACTCAAACCTTCCGTTCCTCCCCCTTGTCCCTCCATTCTCCTTCTGGGGACTCTCTTCACGGAGGAACGAGAGAGAATCCTCTTGGAAGCCAGAAAGAATATTCTTGGACCAGATGGACGACCAACCCAACTTCCCAACATCATCGAAGCTGGCTTCCTCTTAAACCGACCcaactgggaccccaacacctttaaaggtagggagcatctgtccacttatCACCGGGCTTTTGCAGTGGGTTTCCGAGCGGCCGCCAGGCAGCcaactaatttggccaaggtaagagagattatCCAGGGGCCTAATGAATCTCCCTCAATGTTTCTAGAGAGAATTATGGAAgcatataggagatatactccctttgatcctcaggcagaggacCAAAAGGCATCTGTTGCAATGGCCTTTATTGGGCAGGCTGCCCTAGATATTAAAAGAAAGTTACAAAGTTTAGATGGGTTACAAGATATGACCTTAagagatttagtcagagaagcAGAAAAAGTATATTATAAGAGAAAAACTGAGGAAGAGAGGGAACAAAAGGAGGATGAAAGGAGCAAAAGGCAAACTAAAGCATTGGCTAAGGTCCTGGTCACAGCTGCAGATAGGCCAGAAGTTAAAAAtcagggagacaggaagggataCCTGGGCCCACGCCAAAGGCTGCCCctggcctcagatcaatgtgcctactgtaaagaaaaaggacactgggccAAAGAGTTCCCCAGAAAGAAGCAGCCACGCCAGCCTGCCATGCGGACTCCAGAAGATGACTAGGAAAGTCGGGGCTCGGATCCCCTCCCCGAGCTCAGGGTAACAtttgaagtggaggggaccccagtgAACTTTGAAGTGGATACAAGAGCAATATACTCAGCCCTTAAAACCCCACTGGGCCCCCTATCAAATAAAAGGTCCTTAGTTCAAGGGGCTAATGGCAGTAGATATCGGGCTTGGACAACAAAGAGGAATATGGACCAAGGAAAGGGAAGAATCCATCATTCTTTCCTAGTAATCCCAGAATGCCCAACCCCATTAATGGACAGGgatctgctcaccaaactccAGGCTAAAACCTTTAACCCTGATGGTCCCCAAATGGAgtttctaaatccttcagtaaaaactcccATAGTCATGGCTTTGACTATGTCAAtagaagatgaacatcaactcttcacgCCCCCTGGGACTGATCCAACAGGCAAACTACCCCAGAAATGGATAAAAGATTATCCtgatgcctgggcagaaactgcaGGGTTAGGTCTAGCCATAAAACAACCTCCAATAGTAATAGAATTAAAAGCCTCTGCCTCTCCAATCAGTGTTGAACAATATCCTCTAAGCAAAGAAGCTAGGGATGGGATAAGGCCCCATATCCAGAAATACCTGGCTCTTGGGGTCCTAAGTCCCTATCAATCGGCCTGGAATACCCCCCTGCTACCAGTAAGAAAGCCAGGAACTGGGGACTACTGTCCTATTCAAGACCtaagagagatcaacaacagagtgcaggacattcaccccacagtaccAAATCCATATAATTTGCTTAGCACTCTGAATCCGGAGCGGAGATGGTACACTGTgctggacttaaaagatgcttaCTTCTGCTTGCCCCTACATAAGGACAGTCAATTGTTGTTTGCTTTCGAGTGGATAGACCCAGAGACAGGAACATCTGGCCAACTAACCTGGACTAGACtcccacaggggttcaaaaactcTCCCACTCTCTTTGATGAAGCCCTCCACAGGGACCTCAACGACTTCAGAACTGCGCACTCCGAAGTCACCctactccaatatgtggatgatcTGCTGCTGGCAGCCGACAACAAGAAGAACTGTAagtctgggacccaagcactaTTATCCGAGCTTGCTCAGCTTGGATATAGAGCTTCTGCCAAAAAGGCCCAAACTtgccagcaagaagtaatcttcctgggTTATTCCCTTAGGGGTGGCAAATGa